ACCACCAAACTCATCGTGAAACTCATCTTCTCAGAAGACAGCAAAATTCTGCTCGGTGCTCAAGTGTGTGGAGGAAAAAGCGTTGGGGAAATTGTGAACATCCTCAGTCTTGGAATACAAAAAGGTATCACCGCGAACGATCTATTCACCATGCAGATAGGAACACATCCACTGCTGACTTCCGCTCCAACGGTCTATCCACTGGCAAAAGCTGCTGAGATGGTTTTATAAAATCAAAATCAGGAGGTGTTAAGTATGGCAGCGAAAGAAAAGCTTGAGGAAATTAGAAAGCAACTCCAGGAAATCATAGGAAAAGCTCCTGAAATTGGAAAATTTGCAGAGTATGTCCATGCAGCTGAAAGCCAAAAAGCTCTCGACACAAAGACAAAAGAGCTCATCTCTCTTGGAATTGCCATAGCGGTCAGATGTGAACCCTGCATCATGTGGCACACAGAGGCAGCAGTGAAAGCTGGCGCAACAGAGGAGGAAATTCTGGACACGATAAAAGTGGCGGTGTGTATGGGTGGTGGTCCTGCTTTGATGTACGGTCTAAAAGCCTACGAGATAGCCCTGGAGTTTCTCGGAAAAT
The Thermotoga sp. genome window above contains:
- a CDS encoding carboxymuconolactone decarboxylase family protein, which gives rise to MAAKEKLEEIRKQLQEIIGKAPEIGKFAEYVHAAESQKALDTKTKELISLGIAIAVRCEPCIMWHTEAAVKAGATEEEILDTIKVAVCMGGGPALMYGLKAYEIALEFLGK